Proteins encoded in a region of the Teredinibacter purpureus genome:
- the fdxA gene encoding ferredoxin FdxA gives MTFVVGENCIKCKHTDCVEVCPVDCFYEGPNFLVIHPDECIDCALCEPECPVDAIFSEDELPADQEAFLELNAELAEVWPNITEKKDAPDDHEDWDGVEGKLKHLER, from the coding sequence ATGACATTCGTAGTCGGTGAAAACTGTATCAAATGTAAACACACAGATTGCGTAGAAGTGTGTCCAGTTGACTGTTTCTACGAAGGCCCCAATTTTTTGGTTATCCATCCTGATGAGTGCATTGATTGCGCACTGTGCGAGCCAGAGTGCCCCGTTGACGCTATTTTTTCAGAAGATGAGCTACCAGCAGATCAGGAAGCTTTCTTAGAGCTCAACGCCGAACTAGCAGAAGTTTGGCCCAATATTACTGAAAAGAAAGATGCGCCCGATGACCACGAAGACTGGGATGGCGTTGAAGGCAAGCTCAAACACTTAGAGCGCTAA
- the rpoS gene encoding RNA polymerase sigma factor RpoS, translating to MAVQELDTVLSYAELEQGIQAHQTIQQGVTDVDTLKTVAPKSAAKPAKSTTKKKAARTSARNAPISTNVDDTYQRNLDATQLYLNEIGFSPLLSAEEEVYFARKALKGDDASRKRMIESNLRLVVKISRRYVNRGLALLDLIEEGNLGLIRAVEKFDPERGFRFSTYATWWIRQTIERAIMNQTRTIRLPIHVVKELNVYLRAARELSQKLDHEPSPEEIANLLDKPVEDVERMLALNERVTSMDVPIGPSSEKTVVDTVPDQQVSDPVDLLQDSDLSTSLNGWLDELSEKQREVVARRFGLRGHETSTLEEVGREIGLTRERVRQIQVEALRRLRDILEKQGLDATALFGAM from the coding sequence ATGGCGGTTCAAGAACTCGATACAGTATTATCTTACGCTGAATTAGAGCAAGGTATTCAAGCTCATCAGACTATCCAGCAAGGTGTGACGGATGTTGATACATTAAAAACTGTCGCGCCAAAAAGCGCGGCCAAACCGGCAAAAAGCACCACCAAAAAGAAAGCTGCTCGCACCTCTGCTCGCAATGCGCCTATAAGCACTAATGTTGATGATACCTATCAGCGCAATCTGGACGCTACGCAGCTTTACTTGAATGAAATTGGCTTTTCGCCGTTGCTAAGTGCAGAAGAAGAGGTTTATTTTGCACGTAAGGCTTTAAAGGGCGACGATGCGTCACGAAAACGTATGATCGAAAGTAATTTACGGCTTGTCGTGAAAATATCGCGTCGTTACGTGAACCGTGGCTTGGCACTCTTAGATTTAATTGAAGAGGGCAACTTAGGTTTGATCCGTGCGGTCGAGAAATTTGACCCAGAGCGTGGTTTTCGTTTCTCTACCTACGCAACATGGTGGATAAGACAAACCATAGAGCGGGCGATAATGAATCAAACCCGCACGATACGGTTGCCGATACATGTCGTTAAAGAATTAAATGTCTACCTGCGCGCTGCGCGGGAGTTATCACAAAAGCTTGATCACGAGCCGTCCCCGGAAGAAATTGCCAATTTACTGGATAAGCCCGTTGAAGATGTTGAGCGCATGCTGGCATTGAATGAACGTGTCACGTCCATGGACGTGCCTATTGGCCCTTCCTCAGAAAAAACGGTTGTCGACACGGTACCGGACCAACAAGTATCGGACCCAGTGGATTTGCTACAAGATAGTGATTTGAGTACAAGCCTTAATGGCTGGCTGGATGAGCTAAGCGAGAAACAGCGTGAAGTTGTTGCACGTCGATTTGGCTTACGTGGCCACGAAACAAGCACGCTAGAAGAGGTTGGTCGTGAAATAGGCTTAACCCGTGAGCGCGTAAGACAAATACAGGTTGAAGCCTTGCGTCGTTTGCGCGATATTCTTGAAAAACAGGGTTTAGATGCAACGGCACTTTTTGGTGCAATGTAA
- the truD gene encoding tRNA pseudouridine(13) synthase TruD, whose product MKDELEALPLPSIDFPYSLGAPTAGADFRSTPDDFIVDENLGFSPDGAGEHLVVQLRKRSDNTAWIVDQLATHFGLKPMDIGFCGLKDRHAVTSQWFSVYLPKTDPANDEAEINRLIDSSESELVLLAVSRHSKKLRRGQHHSNLFKICLRNLTNADDLSERLTRIAERGVPNYFGEQRFGRGGSNLYWARRWFEAGDTIRSRNKKVMAKSAARSYLYNLVLAARVEQGNWFQTLDGLPESNTGPLWGRGRSIVAPDLAAQEAVILEPWQAWLEGLEHVGLTQERRLLRLMPENFSWVLEGESLTLNFALPPGTYATSILRELAVLDNRSSQPETVDG is encoded by the coding sequence ATGAAAGATGAACTTGAGGCGTTACCGCTTCCCAGTATAGATTTCCCTTATTCGCTCGGCGCGCCAACGGCTGGCGCAGATTTTCGCTCCACCCCAGACGATTTTATCGTTGATGAAAATTTGGGCTTTAGCCCCGATGGTGCCGGCGAGCATCTTGTGGTGCAGTTACGTAAGCGCAGTGACAATACCGCATGGATTGTTGACCAATTGGCCACGCATTTCGGGCTCAAGCCTATGGATATAGGTTTTTGTGGTTTAAAAGATCGGCACGCTGTTACCAGCCAATGGTTTAGTGTGTACTTGCCAAAAACAGACCCTGCCAACGATGAAGCAGAGATAAACCGCTTAATAGACAGTAGTGAGAGTGAATTGGTGTTGTTGGCCGTTTCACGACACAGTAAAAAATTACGTCGCGGCCAGCACCACTCCAACCTATTTAAAATTTGTCTTCGAAACCTCACTAACGCCGACGATCTTTCCGAGCGTTTGACGCGCATTGCCGAAAGAGGTGTGCCCAACTATTTCGGCGAACAGCGGTTTGGTCGCGGTGGCAGCAATCTTTACTGGGCTAGGCGGTGGTTTGAAGCGGGCGATACGATTAGAAGCCGCAATAAGAAAGTTATGGCCAAATCTGCCGCGCGCTCATACCTATACAATTTAGTGCTCGCGGCCCGTGTAGAGCAAGGCAATTGGTTTCAAACGCTCGACGGGCTTCCAGAATCGAATACGGGCCCATTATGGGGGCGAGGGCGCTCTATCGTAGCGCCAGACCTTGCGGCACAAGAGGCCGTCATATTGGAGCCGTGGCAAGCATGGCTCGAAGGGTTGGAGCATGTTGGTTTGACTCAAGAGCGACGGCTATTGAGGCTAATGCCAGAAAATTTCAGTTGGGTGTTAGAGGGCGAATCGCTTACCTTAAATTTTGCTCTGCCCCCTGGTACCTACGCCACTTCTATATTGCGTGAGCTAGCCGTTCTGGATAACCGCTCTAGTCAGCCGGAAACTGTGGATGGCTAA
- a CDS encoding DUF368 domain-containing protein, giving the protein MNMELKQRTKRDYALLLVKGMGMGAADVVPGVSGGTIAFITGIYDELLYSLKQIGPQALVVLFKEGFVSAWQYINAGFLLAVFGGILISLKTFAALIGYCLEQYPLLVWAFFTGLILASIVLLAKHQQYWRWRQVLACFIGATIVYGVSVATPSQLPGTWWMLFLGGFVAICAMILPGISGSFLLLLFGLYQVFLEAITELELVALGSFGLGCIAGLLVFSRFLSWLLARYHQTTVATLIGFLIGSLNVTWPWKETVETTLNRHGDVIPLVQQNVWPMAYEHIQGESSQLLAASLLAVTGLLLVLFVEWLSARYSIN; this is encoded by the coding sequence ATGAATATGGAATTAAAGCAACGCACAAAACGGGATTACGCACTGTTACTGGTGAAAGGGATGGGCATGGGGGCAGCCGATGTGGTGCCAGGAGTATCGGGCGGCACTATTGCATTTATAACCGGTATCTATGACGAGCTACTGTATTCCCTTAAACAAATAGGCCCACAAGCGCTAGTTGTATTGTTTAAAGAAGGGTTCGTAAGTGCATGGCAATACATTAATGCAGGTTTCCTGCTTGCGGTATTCGGCGGTATATTAATTAGCCTAAAAACATTTGCCGCGTTAATAGGGTATTGCTTAGAGCAGTATCCCTTATTGGTTTGGGCGTTTTTTACGGGGTTAATACTGGCTTCCATCGTGTTACTTGCGAAGCACCAACAATACTGGCGGTGGAGGCAAGTATTGGCTTGTTTTATAGGTGCTACCATCGTCTACGGGGTATCCGTTGCGACACCGTCGCAATTGCCGGGCACATGGTGGATGCTGTTCTTAGGTGGGTTTGTTGCCATATGTGCAATGATTTTACCTGGAATATCCGGCAGTTTTTTGCTGTTGTTGTTTGGTCTTTATCAAGTGTTTTTAGAGGCTATAACAGAGCTAGAATTGGTTGCTTTGGGAAGTTTCGGCTTGGGGTGTATCGCTGGGCTGTTAGTGTTCTCGCGCTTTCTCTCGTGGTTGCTGGCTCGATATCATCAAACAACGGTTGCTACATTAATCGGTTTCTTAATCGGTTCATTGAACGTGACGTGGCCCTGGAAGGAAACGGTAGAAACTACACTTAACCGTCATGGCGACGTTATACCACTTGTTCAGCAAAATGTATGGCCTATGGCTTATGAGCACATTCAGGGCGAAAGCTCACAGTTGCTGGCGGCCTCATTACTCGCCGTAACCGGATTGTTATTAGTACTATTTGTTGAGTGGTTGTCTGCGCGTTATTCAATTAACTAG
- a CDS encoding protein-L-isoaspartate(D-aspartate) O-methyltransferase yields MTSKRTRDRLIERLIDQGVSNQAVLDVMVNTPRHIFLDEALSHRAYEDTALPIGHGQTLSQPYIVARMTEVLLGAGGEMSRVLEVGTGSGYQTAILAQLVKQVWSVERIKPLQDKARERLRLLGLRNIQLKHADGGFGWPEDALFNGILSAAAPREIPKGLLKQLAPDGVLVIPVGADTQYLTLVMRVGDSEEFKIQKLEPVKFVPLLSGVTR; encoded by the coding sequence ATGACGTCCAAGCGCACGAGAGACCGTTTAATCGAGCGCTTGATAGACCAGGGTGTGAGTAATCAAGCCGTTTTAGATGTAATGGTGAATACACCCCGGCATATCTTTCTTGATGAAGCGTTGTCTCACCGTGCATATGAAGATACCGCCTTACCTATTGGGCATGGTCAAACACTCTCCCAGCCTTATATTGTTGCGCGCATGACGGAAGTGTTACTGGGCGCGGGTGGGGAAATGTCGCGGGTGTTAGAGGTTGGCACTGGCTCAGGTTACCAGACGGCGATATTGGCTCAATTGGTTAAGCAGGTATGGAGTGTTGAGCGTATTAAGCCTCTGCAGGACAAAGCCCGTGAGCGGCTCCGTTTATTGGGGTTGCGAAATATTCAGTTGAAGCATGCCGATGGAGGGTTTGGTTGGCCGGAAGACGCGCTTTTTAACGGAATTTTATCTGCTGCGGCCCCCAGAGAAATTCCAAAAGGTTTGCTCAAGCAGCTAGCACCTGATGGTGTTTTGGTTATTCCGGTTGGTGCCGACACCCAGTATTTGACGCTTGTCATGCGGGTTGGCGACAGCGAGGAATTTAAAATACAAAAGCTAGAGCCGGTTAAATTCGTACCGCTATTGTCAGGCGTTACTCGGTAA
- a CDS encoding peptidoglycan DD-metalloendopeptidase family protein yields the protein MITVSMLGLLVSACSSGGSRANVTDLISPEDQRLKFHIVAKGETLYSIAWRYNLDYKVLARMNGVGSSYKIYPGQTISLLVGASNVASNPAVPPAPKPARPSTKPVSSSPVIRSIKTPPVAPKDTKKTPSKNPEKWQWPSQGKIIATFSSNGGLNKGIDIKGKLGEPVYSSAAGIVVYSGSGLRGYGKLLIVKHSDKYLSAYAHNHRLLVKDGDQVTTGEKIAEMGSTGTDGVKLHFEIRYDGNPVDPLRFLPRI from the coding sequence ATGATCACTGTCTCCATGCTAGGGCTGCTAGTTTCAGCGTGTTCTAGTGGTGGTTCGCGAGCCAATGTAACCGATCTCATTTCTCCGGAAGATCAACGTCTTAAATTCCATATAGTTGCTAAAGGTGAGACGCTTTATTCGATTGCGTGGCGTTACAACTTGGACTACAAAGTGCTCGCGCGTATGAATGGTGTGGGTTCAAGCTATAAAATCTACCCTGGCCAGACAATATCCTTATTGGTTGGCGCTTCAAACGTTGCGAGTAATCCCGCTGTCCCACCGGCTCCAAAGCCCGCCCGTCCTTCTACGAAACCGGTTTCATCCAGCCCTGTAATTCGTTCGATAAAAACACCGCCAGTAGCACCAAAAGATACAAAAAAAACGCCAAGCAAAAATCCAGAAAAATGGCAATGGCCATCTCAAGGAAAAATCATTGCTACTTTCAGCTCAAACGGGGGGTTAAACAAAGGTATTGATATCAAAGGTAAATTGGGAGAGCCTGTGTATTCATCAGCGGCAGGGATTGTTGTTTATTCCGGTAGCGGATTGAGAGGCTACGGTAAGTTACTCATTGTCAAACATAGCGATAAATATTTGAGCGCTTATGCCCATAACCACCGGTTATTGGTAAAAGACGGCGATCAGGTAACGACAGGTGAGAAAATTGCTGAAATGGGTTCCACAGGCACTGATGGTGTCAAATTACACTTTGAAATACGATACGACGGCAACCCTGTAGACCCTTTAAGGTTTCTGCCCCGTATATAG
- a CDS encoding PEP-CTERM sorting domain-containing protein, with the protein MASVAEVPEPSSFALLGVGLVALIISRRRVRR; encoded by the coding sequence ATGGCTTCCGTAGCCGAAGTGCCAGAGCCTTCCTCCTTTGCGTTATTGGGAGTGGGTTTGGTTGCGTTAATAATCTCAAGGAGAAGAGTCAGACGCTAA